In the Bacillota bacterium genome, one interval contains:
- a CDS encoding RNA polymerase sigma factor: MDILRAVAKAKQGDKEALLDLIMAREREFFGLSYLYMRNEQDAADVMQDMIVILLTKIHTLKKDSAFYSWAKQILVRCCLSRLRQGQRDAGEEPPESSVYDPDSAERMDLLNAVHALPEHQRDVVLLFYYNDRSFEEISEILDCPVGTVKSRLHQGLKKLKGRLGDEYRKQA, encoded by the coding sequence GTGGACATCCTCCGCGCCGTCGCCAAGGCCAAGCAGGGCGACAAGGAAGCTTTGCTGGATTTAATCATGGCTCGGGAACGGGAGTTCTTTGGACTCAGTTATCTATATATGCGCAATGAACAGGATGCAGCGGATGTAATGCAGGACATGATTGTCATTTTGCTGACCAAAATTCATACTTTGAAAAAAGATTCCGCTTTTTATTCCTGGGCCAAACAGATTCTGGTGCGCTGCTGTCTTAGCCGCTTACGCCAGGGTCAACGGGACGCTGGCGAAGAGCCACCCGAGTCCTCGGTTTACGATCCCGATAGCGCGGAACGCATGGATTTACTCAATGCCGTTCATGCCCTGCCGGAACATCAACGGGATGTGGTACTGCTTTTTTACTATAATGACCGCAGTTTTGAGGAAATTAGCGAGATTCTGGACTGTCCGGTGGGGACTGTGAAATCACGTTTACACCAGGGCCTGAAAAAACTGAAAGGGAGGTTGGGAGATGAGTATCGAAAACAGGCTTAA
- a CDS encoding glycine betaine ABC transporter substrate-binding protein → MLSVAAIGCDTGSEESVEIGYVNWACATASSYLAANIIETELGIEANLNDLDAAPMWQSVATGDVDFIVCAWLPGTHAEYFGELEDEVVDLGPNYHDARIGLVVPTYVDIDSIEELNDHVDQFEGRIVGIDPGAGIMSATDTALDEYGLDFELVASGDAAMTAELRTAIQNEEWIVVTGWTPHWKFADFDLKFLEDPKGVYGGAETINTITRMDFASDNPAVQSFLDNYYLSAEQLGDLIGMMEEYDDNNEAAQAWMEANRDVVDGWLE, encoded by the coding sequence ATGCTCAGTGTCGCTGCAATCGGCTGCGATACCGGCAGCGAGGAATCAGTAGAAATTGGCTATGTAAACTGGGCCTGCGCTACTGCCAGTAGCTACCTGGCAGCGAATATCATTGAGACTGAACTGGGTATCGAAGCAAATCTGAATGATCTGGATGCTGCTCCGATGTGGCAAAGTGTAGCCACCGGCGATGTTGACTTTATTGTCTGCGCCTGGCTGCCTGGAACCCATGCCGAGTATTTCGGCGAGTTGGAAGACGAAGTTGTCGACTTGGGTCCCAACTACCATGACGCCAGGATTGGTTTGGTAGTACCGACTTATGTGGATATTGACTCTATCGAAGAGTTGAACGATCACGTTGATCAATTTGAAGGTCGTATCGTTGGCATCGATCCAGGCGCCGGCATCATGAGCGCAACCGATACTGCCCTTGATGAATATGGCCTGGACTTTGAACTGGTGGCCAGCGGTGATGCCGCGATGACTGCCGAACTGAGAACTGCGATTCAGAACGAAGAGTGGATTGTCGTCACCGGGTGGACTCCCCACTGGAAATTCGCTGATTTCGACCTGAAATTCCTGGAGGATCCCAAAGGCGTGTATGGCGGTGCTGAAACCATTAACACCATTACCCGCATGGATTTTGCCAGCGACAACCCAGCTGTGCAGAGCTTCCTGGACAATTACTACCTGAGCGCCGAGCAGTTGGGCGACCTGATTGGTATGATGGAAGAATACGATGACAATAACGAAGCGGCCCAGGCCTGGATGGAAGCAAACCGGGACGTAGTGGACGGCTGGCTGGAATAA
- a CDS encoding proline/glycine betaine ABC transporter permease, translating to MTANIFAASFFSDAYEWVTTLRLPVGEWVNVFVDFLMDTFGNQFAAIRTGISWMVDLLEAIIGFVPYWGVAIIIALIAWRIAGRGVAIFSLLGVLFIANIQLWDYAVITLAQIITATVIALVIGVPTGILAAKFKTVNSIVRPILDFMQTMPAFVYLIPAVFFFRIGSVPAVFATIIFAMPPAIRLTSLGIRQVPVELIEAGEAYGSNWHQLLFKIQLPQAMPTIMAGVNQCIMLALSMVVIASMIGAGGLGSVVRDGISSLDVGKGFEGGIAVVVIAIILDRLTQGSGKN from the coding sequence ATGACAGCTAACATTTTTGCTGCCAGCTTTTTTAGCGATGCGTACGAATGGGTTACGACCCTCCGCTTGCCGGTAGGCGAGTGGGTGAATGTATTTGTCGATTTTCTGATGGATACCTTCGGCAACCAGTTTGCCGCGATTCGCACCGGCATCAGCTGGATGGTGGATTTATTAGAGGCAATTATTGGCTTTGTGCCCTACTGGGGTGTTGCAATCATCATTGCCCTGATTGCCTGGCGCATCGCCGGGCGCGGTGTGGCTATTTTCAGTTTGTTGGGTGTTTTGTTCATTGCCAACATCCAGCTCTGGGATTATGCCGTGATTACCCTGGCTCAGATTATCACTGCGACAGTGATTGCATTGGTAATTGGTGTCCCCACGGGTATTTTGGCCGCCAAATTCAAAACGGTCAACAGCATCGTACGGCCGATTCTCGACTTTATGCAGACGATGCCGGCTTTTGTCTATTTGATCCCGGCTGTGTTCTTTTTCCGGATCGGCTCGGTGCCGGCAGTGTTTGCGACGATTATCTTTGCTATGCCACCGGCAATCCGGCTCACCAGCCTCGGTATCCGTCAGGTGCCCGTGGAGCTGATAGAAGCCGGTGAAGCTTATGGCTCCAACTGGCATCAACTGCTCTTTAAAATTCAACTGCCCCAGGCAATGCCGACAATTATGGCCGGTGTCAACCAGTGTATTATGCTGGCCCTTTCTATGGTAGTTATCGCCTCGATGATTGGTGCCGGCGGTCTTGGCTCGGTTGTCCGGGACGGCATCTCCAGCCTGGATGTGGGCAAGGGATTTGAAGGTGGAATTGCTGTTGTCGTGATTGCAATTATTCTTGACAGGCTGACCCAGGGCTCTGGTAAAAACTAG
- a CDS encoding glycine betaine/L-proline ABC transporter ATP-binding protein: protein MNKLTVKNLYKIFGPNPKRGLDLLAKGLTKDEILHKTGLTVGIDNANFSVKQGEVFVIMGLSGSGKSTLIRCLNRLIEPTRGEVLLNDEEDILKMDKKQLRQTRRTSMSMVFQNFALLPNRTVLANTEYGLEIQGIDKEERQQKAQDALSLVGLEGYESSYPDQLSGGMKQRVGLARALANDPEILLMDEAFSALDPLIRNDMQDELLDLQSQMQKTIVFITHDLDEALKLGDRIMLMKDGKTVQIGTAEEILTNPADDYVRRFVQGVNRSEVLTAGDILTKPWTTVNENQGPRLALKEMKKYGVDFLFVTGERRKLIGVVQIDDVYAAIEAGKKDLTDIIKNELNTVTPETSISELIELTVNTSIPLAVVDEQKRLLGIIVRGSVLEALIPDRGEDENDS from the coding sequence GTGAATAAACTAACTGTTAAAAACTTGTACAAAATCTTTGGCCCCAACCCCAAACGGGGCCTTGACTTGTTGGCTAAAGGGCTGACAAAGGATGAAATTCTACATAAGACGGGATTGACTGTCGGTATTGACAACGCCAATTTCAGCGTTAAGCAAGGGGAAGTCTTCGTGATCATGGGCTTGTCCGGCAGCGGCAAATCTACATTGATTCGTTGTTTGAATCGCCTGATTGAACCGACTCGGGGCGAGGTACTGCTGAACGACGAAGAAGATATTTTAAAGATGGATAAAAAGCAGTTGCGGCAAACCCGACGCACCAGCATGAGCATGGTGTTTCAGAATTTCGCCTTGCTACCCAATCGGACTGTGCTGGCGAATACTGAATACGGTTTGGAAATCCAGGGCATTGACAAGGAAGAGCGGCAGCAAAAGGCCCAGGACGCCCTCAGTCTTGTTGGTCTCGAGGGCTATGAGTCTAGCTATCCCGACCAATTGAGCGGTGGCATGAAGCAGCGGGTGGGACTTGCCCGGGCGCTGGCCAATGATCCGGAAATTCTCTTAATGGATGAGGCTTTTAGCGCCTTGGACCCCCTGATTCGAAACGACATGCAGGATGAGCTTTTGGATCTGCAGAGCCAGATGCAGAAGACGATTGTTTTTATCACCCATGATTTGGACGAGGCTCTGAAGCTAGGCGACCGGATTATGCTGATGAAAGACGGTAAGACTGTGCAGATAGGAACCGCCGAGGAGATTCTCACCAACCCGGCAGATGACTATGTAAGACGGTTTGTCCAGGGAGTCAACCGTTCTGAAGTCCTAACTGCCGGGGACATTCTGACTAAGCCTTGGACCACTGTCAACGAGAACCAGGGACCGAGACTTGCCCTCAAGGAAATGAAGAAATATGGTGTCGACTTCTTGTTTGTTACCGGTGAGCGGCGCAAACTTATCGGAGTTGTTCAGATTGATGATGTCTACGCGGCAATTGAGGCCGGCAAAAAAGACCTGACCGATATAATTAAAAATGAGCTCAATACCGTCACTCCAGAGACCAGCATCTCTGAGCTCATCGAATTAACGGTCAATACGTCCATCCCTCTGGCTGTAGTTGACGAGCAGAAGCGTTTGTTGGGAATCATTGTCCGGGGTTCTGTGCTAGAGGCCCTGATTCCTGACAGGGGGGAGGATGAGAATGACAGCTAA
- a CDS encoding glycine betaine ABC transporter substrate-binding protein has protein sequence MNKSWLIGLIVVGLVALAIFMWPRADTPPEDNGIEPPPDNGGEQVEPEDVTIGYVNWACATATGHLVQTILEEDMEDVTVELTDLGAALMWQSLATGDLDFILSAWLPVTHSEYYAELEDDVVRVRENYQGAQIGLVVPTYVEIDSITELNENAEQFEGRIVGIDAGAGIMGATEEAIEVYELDLTLVDSSDAAMAAELQTAIDNEEWIVVTGWSPHWKFAEFELKFLEDPENVYGGEESIFTITREGFAEDNPRVQRFLENFFMTPEQLGSLMGMIEDIDDIDEAVQQWIDENREVVNGWLPE, from the coding sequence ATGAACAAGTCGTGGCTTATTGGTTTAATTGTAGTGGGATTGGTGGCACTGGCGATATTTATGTGGCCAAGGGCCGATACTCCGCCCGAGGATAATGGTATCGAGCCACCCCCGGATAACGGCGGTGAACAAGTGGAGCCGGAAGACGTTACCATCGGTTACGTCAACTGGGCCTGCGCCACTGCCACCGGACATCTTGTGCAAACAATCCTGGAAGAAGATATGGAAGATGTTACGGTTGAATTGACAGACCTGGGCGCTGCCCTGATGTGGCAGAGCTTGGCCACCGGGGATTTGGATTTCATTCTCAGCGCCTGGCTTCCGGTTACACACTCGGAATATTACGCGGAGCTGGAAGATGATGTGGTCCGGGTCCGAGAGAATTACCAGGGTGCACAGATTGGTTTGGTGGTTCCCACCTATGTGGAAATTGACTCCATCACTGAGCTCAATGAAAATGCGGAGCAATTTGAGGGGAGGATTGTCGGAATCGATGCCGGCGCCGGGATTATGGGCGCCACCGAAGAGGCGATCGAGGTTTATGAACTGGATTTGACCTTGGTTGATAGTAGTGATGCAGCAATGGCGGCGGAACTACAAACCGCAATCGATAATGAGGAATGGATTGTTGTCACTGGCTGGTCCCCGCATTGGAAGTTTGCTGAGTTTGAGCTCAAGTTCCTGGAGGATCCAGAGAATGTATATGGTGGCGAAGAATCAATTTTTACTATCACCCGGGAAGGGTTTGCTGAGGACAATCCTCGCGTCCAGAGGTTCCTGGAGAACTTTTTCATGACTCCCGAACAACTGGGAAGTTTGATGGGAATGATTGAGGATATCGATGATATCGATGAGGCAGTCCAGCAATGGATTGACGAAAATCGTGAAGTGGTTAATGGATGGCTACCTGAGTAG
- a CDS encoding proline/glycine betaine ABC transporter permease: MSNIFLQTTFLERFQEYQVPIGDWFAAFIDWLTDTFNAQFDAIRSGISWLVELLADVLGLFPFWALALVIAVLAWRLAGRGEAIFAFLGVLLIANIGLWPATVSTLALIITATLIALLIGVPLGILGAKFGPVNTVLRPLLDLMQTMPAFVYLIPAVFFFRIGAVPAVFATIIFAMPPAIRLTSLGIRQVPQELIEAGEAFGSNWYQLLFKVQLPQALPTIMAGINQCIMLSLSMVVIASMIGAGGLGSVVLTGIDRLNVGMGFEGGLAVVIIAIILDRLTQGKGSSKGYRN, encoded by the coding sequence ATGAGTAACATATTCTTGCAGACAACTTTTTTGGAGCGATTCCAGGAATACCAGGTTCCCATCGGCGATTGGTTTGCTGCGTTCATCGACTGGTTAACGGATACCTTCAACGCCCAGTTCGATGCCATCCGTTCTGGCATCTCCTGGCTGGTGGAATTGCTGGCTGACGTTTTGGGGTTATTTCCCTTCTGGGCACTGGCGCTTGTAATCGCTGTGCTGGCCTGGCGGCTGGCAGGCAGGGGAGAAGCTATATTTGCGTTTTTGGGAGTGCTGTTGATTGCAAATATCGGTCTCTGGCCGGCGACAGTCAGCACCTTGGCGCTGATTATTACCGCCACCCTGATTGCCTTGTTAATTGGAGTTCCCCTGGGGATTCTGGGCGCCAAATTTGGGCCAGTAAATACTGTGCTGCGACCGCTACTGGATTTGATGCAAACGATGCCGGCCTTTGTCTACCTGATACCGGCGGTGTTCTTCTTTCGAATTGGGGCGGTGCCGGCCGTATTCGCGACGATTATTTTTGCGATGCCGCCGGCGATTCGGCTCACCAGTCTCGGTATCCGTCAGGTTCCCCAGGAACTGATTGAGGCCGGTGAGGCCTTCGGCTCCAACTGGTACCAGCTATTGTTTAAAGTGCAGCTGCCCCAGGCGTTGCCGACAATCATGGCAGGAATCAATCAATGTATTATGCTTTCATTGTCGATGGTTGTCATCGCTTCAATGATTGGCGCCGGCGGCTTAGGGTCGGTGGTGCTGACAGGTATCGATCGTCTCAATGTCGGCATGGGCTTTGAGGGAGGGTTGGCGGTGGTGATTATTGCGATTATCCTGGACCGTTTGACCCAGGGCAAGGGAAGTAGTAAGGGGTACCGCAACTAA
- a CDS encoding glycine betaine/L-proline ABC transporter ATP-binding protein, producing the protein MVKLAVKNLYKIFGPNPQRGLDLLKKGLGKEEILKKTGLTVGINDASFEVEQGEVFVIMGLSGSGKSTMVRCLNRLIMPTAGEIILDDIDILKMSKKELLEMRRTKMSMVFQNFALLPNRTVLANVEYGLEIQGVDKSTRQEKAMKSLELVSLAGYEESFPEQLSGGMKQRVGLARALANDPEILLMDEAFSALDPLIRGDMQDELLELQDEMNKTIIFITHDLDEALKLGDRIMLMKDGRAVQIGTAEDILTNPADEYVRRFVQGVNRSEVLSARDIMVKPWSTVSFQQGPRLALKEMKKYGTESLFVLGEHRALAGVVLIDDVSKAIERGDKNLRQIIKQDVVNTVAPNTSISELIELTVGSSVPVAVVDENKRLQGVIVKGSVLEALIPERGEPDEDE; encoded by the coding sequence ATGGTCAAATTGGCAGTAAAAAACCTATATAAGATTTTTGGACCCAATCCCCAGCGCGGACTCGATCTGTTAAAAAAGGGATTGGGAAAGGAAGAGATTCTTAAGAAAACTGGGCTGACAGTGGGTATTAATGATGCCAGTTTTGAGGTTGAGCAGGGTGAAGTTTTTGTAATCATGGGACTTTCCGGCAGTGGCAAGTCCACAATGGTGCGTTGCCTCAACCGTCTGATTATGCCAACTGCCGGCGAAATCATCCTGGATGATATTGATATTCTTAAGATGAGCAAAAAGGAATTACTGGAGATGCGCCGCACCAAAATGAGCATGGTGTTTCAGAACTTTGCGCTCCTGCCCAACCGGACGGTGCTGGCAAATGTGGAGTATGGTTTGGAAATTCAGGGTGTGGATAAAAGCACTCGCCAGGAAAAAGCGATGAAATCTCTGGAACTGGTTAGCCTTGCGGGCTATGAAGAGAGCTTTCCCGAACAGCTCAGCGGCGGTATGAAACAGCGTGTGGGCTTGGCCCGGGCATTGGCCAATGATCCGGAAATTCTTCTGATGGATGAAGCCTTCAGCGCCCTTGATCCATTGATTCGCGGCGACATGCAGGATGAATTATTGGAGCTTCAGGATGAAATGAACAAAACTATTATCTTCATTACCCATGATCTGGACGAAGCCTTGAAATTGGGAGATCGTATCATGCTGATGAAGGATGGCCGAGCGGTGCAGATCGGCACCGCCGAGGATATCCTTACCAACCCTGCTGATGAATACGTGCGTCGCTTTGTCCAGGGCGTGAATCGCAGCGAGGTCCTCAGCGCCCGGGACATCATGGTCAAACCCTGGTCTACAGTATCATTTCAGCAGGGGCCGCGGCTTGCCCTCAAAGAAATGAAAAAGTATGGAACAGAATCCCTGTTTGTGCTGGGAGAGCACCGGGCGCTGGCTGGGGTGGTTCTGATTGATGATGTTTCTAAGGCAATTGAAAGGGGCGACAAGAACCTGAGGCAGATTATCAAGCAGGATGTTGTGAACACGGTGGCGCCCAATACAAGCATCTCAGAACTGATTGAACTGACAGTCGGGTCCTCTGTGCCGGTGGCAGTTGTCGATGAGAACAAGCGTCTGCAAGGGGTCATCGTCAAGGGCAGTGTGCTGGAAGCCCTGATCCCGGAAAGGGGTGAGCCAGATGAAGATGAGTAA
- the phoU gene encoding phosphate signaling complex protein PhoU, translating into MNARSSFRDDLKQLVEELMLMGGLVEQSISKSVRSLREQNLELAQTVIDEDQKIDDMELAIEERCLTLIARQQPLAVDLRKIATVLKIITDLERIADHASDIAKITLRIGDEPLIKPLVDIPRMSGMVCTMVANALDCFINADVEMAYEVCKDDDEVDQLHNQIIRELLTYMMEEPRNIRQATQLLFVSSYLERIGDHATNLGEWLIYMVTGERKELND; encoded by the coding sequence ATGAATGCGCGGTCAAGTTTTAGGGATGATCTCAAGCAATTGGTTGAAGAACTAATGTTAATGGGCGGCCTCGTCGAGCAAAGTATCTCGAAGTCCGTAAGATCCTTAAGAGAGCAGAATCTGGAACTGGCCCAGACAGTTATCGATGAAGATCAGAAGATTGATGACATGGAGCTGGCAATAGAGGAACGTTGTTTGACGCTTATAGCCCGTCAGCAACCGCTGGCGGTAGATTTACGAAAAATAGCAACCGTCCTCAAAATAATTACCGACTTGGAGCGGATTGCCGACCATGCGAGCGATATTGCGAAAATAACTCTCCGCATTGGTGATGAGCCTCTAATTAAACCCTTGGTGGATATCCCTCGAATGTCTGGAATGGTCTGCACGATGGTAGCTAATGCTTTGGACTGTTTTATTAACGCGGATGTTGAAATGGCATATGAGGTATGCAAAGATGACGACGAAGTTGATCAGTTGCACAACCAGATTATCCGGGAACTCCTGACTTATATGATGGAGGAGCCACGTAATATCAGACAGGCCACCCAATTGTTATTTGTCAGCAGTTATTTGGAGCGGATTGGGGACCACGCCACAAATTTGGGCGAGTGGCTGATTTACATGGTTACAGGGGAACGCAAAGAGTTAAATGATTAG
- a CDS encoding phosphate ABC transporter ATP-binding protein, protein MQLQLAYACITASQNNGDKGDKTMEETVFSVRNAKIKYGNLEVLRGIDLEFAERDVTAIIGPSGCGKSTFLKALNRMIDTVPNARVSGEFLYRGQDIYASEANVVSLRQQVGMVFQKPNPFPKSIHENIAFGPKIQGLRDKKELSQIVERSLQATALWDEVKDRLHSSAFSLSGGQQQRLCIARALAVKPDVILMDEPCSALDPVATAKVEDLIGELKHQYTIIIVTHNMQQAARVSGKTAFFLNGQVVEYGDTSTLFTNPQHKKTEDYITGRFG, encoded by the coding sequence ATGCAGTTGCAATTGGCATACGCATGTATTACCGCAAGTCAAAACAATGGTGACAAGGGGGATAAAACAATGGAGGAAACTGTTTTTTCAGTGCGAAACGCCAAGATTAAGTATGGCAATCTTGAGGTGCTTAGGGGAATTGACCTGGAGTTTGCAGAACGAGATGTGACTGCAATCATTGGCCCTTCAGGTTGTGGAAAGTCAACATTTCTGAAAGCGCTTAACAGGATGATAGACACAGTGCCTAACGCCAGGGTCAGCGGTGAATTTCTCTATCGGGGCCAGGATATTTATGCCTCGGAGGCCAACGTTGTCAGCTTACGACAACAGGTTGGCATGGTCTTCCAAAAGCCCAATCCTTTTCCCAAATCTATACATGAAAATATTGCTTTTGGTCCGAAAATCCAAGGCTTGAGGGACAAAAAAGAATTGAGCCAGATTGTCGAACGTTCATTACAGGCGACCGCTTTGTGGGATGAAGTGAAAGATAGGTTGCATTCATCGGCTTTTTCGTTGTCTGGCGGGCAGCAACAACGGCTATGTATCGCCCGGGCGCTGGCTGTAAAACCCGATGTGATTCTTATGGATGAACCGTGCTCGGCGCTGGATCCGGTTGCAACGGCTAAGGTGGAGGATCTGATTGGCGAGTTGAAACATCAATATACAATAATAATCGTCACCCATAACATGCAGCAAGCCGCTCGTGTTTCGGGGAAGACTGCCTTTTTTCTCAATGGGCAGGTTGTGGAGTATGGGGACACATCAACTTTATTCACAAACCCCCAACACAAAAAAACCGAAGACTACATCACCGGTCGTTTCGGTTAA
- the pstA gene encoding phosphate ABC transporter permease PstA, translating into MRTKLNKHSFSETAGFMFLRLASLGAVLVLVYLVGTIIFRGIGSISLEFLSQVPRAGMTAGGIKPAIIGTIYVSLLTLVISVPLGVGSAIYLNECSRQGKLNRIIRLSIRNIAGIPSIVFGLFGLGLFVATLGMGHSLLAAAMTLALMTYPVLVTTAEEALKAVPQSFRDAALAVGATRWQAIRYQVLPAALPGIATGAILGLGRAAGETAPIILTGAAYFLPRLPQNLSDQFMALPYHLYILSTQHNRIADVRPLAYGTALVLLSLVLVLNAVAIGIRMYYRKSKQW; encoded by the coding sequence ATGAGGACTAAACTTAACAAACACTCTTTTAGTGAAACAGCCGGGTTTATGTTTTTAAGGCTAGCCTCTCTTGGTGCAGTACTAGTTTTGGTTTATCTGGTCGGGACAATTATCTTCAGGGGCATCGGATCAATAAGTCTGGAGTTTTTGTCCCAGGTTCCCCGGGCAGGGATGACTGCTGGCGGCATTAAACCGGCGATTATAGGCACAATCTATGTCTCGCTGCTTACTTTAGTGATTTCTGTCCCCCTGGGGGTAGGGTCGGCAATTTACCTCAATGAATGTTCCAGACAGGGGAAGCTGAACAGGATAATCCGACTCAGCATCCGCAATATTGCCGGAATTCCCTCGATCGTATTTGGATTGTTTGGTTTGGGGCTGTTTGTGGCGACTCTGGGGATGGGCCATTCCTTATTAGCCGCGGCCATGACTTTAGCTTTAATGACTTATCCTGTACTTGTAACTACAGCAGAAGAGGCTTTGAAGGCGGTTCCTCAAAGTTTTCGCGATGCAGCCCTTGCCGTTGGTGCAACACGCTGGCAGGCAATTCGTTATCAGGTGCTTCCGGCCGCATTGCCTGGTATTGCCACCGGGGCAATTCTTGGCCTGGGAAGAGCCGCTGGTGAAACAGCGCCAATAATTCTCACCGGCGCAGCGTACTTTTTGCCCCGGCTCCCGCAAAATCTCAGTGATCAGTTTATGGCCTTACCTTACCATCTGTATATTCTTTCCACCCAGCATAACCGGATTGCTGATGTTCGACCACTGGCCTATGGAACAGCGTTGGTTCTATTGAGCCTGGTATTGGTCTTGAATGCAGTTGCAATTGGCATACGCATGTATTACCGCAAGTCAAAACAATGGTGA
- the pstC gene encoding phosphate ABC transporter permease subunit PstC, translating to MRRVNEQSILPEGAGHVQRRKRQKWRENAISALLTLNGLLAVIVVALIFGYLLRQGYPALRELGIVEFLTGSRWMPYSPNPGYGALPMILGSLFVSLAALVLAVPWGIATALYLAEVASPKVREIVKPVLEIIASVPSVVIGFLALVVVAPLVARTFGLSNGLTGLTGAIMLGIMALPTIVSISEDALKAVANDYRQAALALGASPWQTMIRVTLPAARSGIIAAVMLGFGRAIGETMTVLMATGNALAVPLKSIWGIQLPDYLTSVRTLTATIAIEGLEVAWGSLHYHSLFVLGALLFLITFSVNLLADLFLNRSVIGRE from the coding sequence ATGAGGCGGGTGAATGAACAGAGTATTTTGCCAGAGGGCGCCGGACATGTTCAAAGAAGAAAACGTCAAAAGTGGCGGGAAAACGCAATTTCCGCTCTATTGACATTGAATGGTTTGCTGGCAGTTATTGTAGTTGCCCTGATTTTTGGATATTTACTCCGTCAAGGTTATCCAGCTTTGCGGGAACTTGGTATTGTTGAGTTTCTTACTGGCAGTCGTTGGATGCCTTACTCACCTAACCCGGGCTATGGTGCGTTGCCAATGATTCTCGGTTCGCTATTTGTCTCGTTGGCGGCTCTGGTGCTGGCTGTTCCCTGGGGTATTGCTACTGCGCTTTATTTGGCAGAAGTGGCGTCACCAAAGGTCAGGGAAATTGTTAAGCCGGTTTTGGAGATTATCGCCAGTGTGCCCTCGGTGGTCATTGGCTTTCTAGCTCTGGTGGTTGTGGCGCCGCTGGTTGCCCGAACCTTCGGTCTCTCCAACGGCCTGACTGGCCTCACTGGAGCGATAATGTTAGGAATAATGGCGTTACCTACGATTGTAAGTATCTCCGAGGATGCCCTAAAGGCCGTGGCCAACGATTATCGTCAGGCGGCACTGGCCTTGGGGGCAAGCCCCTGGCAAACCATGATCAGGGTTACCCTTCCGGCAGCCCGGTCAGGAATCATTGCAGCTGTTATGCTTGGTTTCGGACGGGCAATTGGTGAGACAATGACAGTTTTGATGGCAACTGGAAATGCGCTAGCTGTTCCTTTGAAGTCAATCTGGGGCATCCAGTTGCCGGACTATCTCACATCAGTCCGAACGTTGACGGCAACAATCGCCATCGAGGGGCTGGAAGTGGCTTGGGGCAGCTTGCATTATCATTCATTGTTTGTGCTTGGCGCTTTGTTATTCCTGATTACTTTCAGTGTCAATTTGCTAGCTGATTTGTTTCTTAACAGAAGCGTGATCGGGAGGGAATAG